From one Lotus japonicus ecotype B-129 chromosome 3, LjGifu_v1.2 genomic stretch:
- the LOC130746642 gene encoding 4-hydroxy-tetrahydrodipicolinate synthase, chloroplastic-like isoform X1, with translation MSHHLHHRCCPSLHTLFQNELQIGSDLGPTLGFGAMAMLFRGLSSRVSRSVTSNLTSRNSYWKPAQATVLPSFLRPLSTTSEVKKGASMEDLRSLRFATAVKTPYLPNGRFDLESYDNLVNMQIANGAEGILVAGTTGEGYLMTWDDQISLIAHTVKSFGDKVQVIGNSGSNCTSEAIKATERGFAAGMDVSLQINPYYGKTSADGLVAHYSNVLSVGPVIIYNVPTRTSSDIPPSVIEILAPNPNLVGVKECVGNDRVKKYTSEGLVVWTGNDEESHEARWECGATGVHSVAGNLVPGLIRKLMFEGKNPTLNSKLMPLFDWLFHVPVPVALNTALAQLGVIKPVFRLPHVPVPVEKRIEFVNLVKEIGREYFVGDKDVQVLDNDDFILVSRY, from the exons ATgtcccatcatcttcatcaccgtTGCTGTCCCTCTCTCCACACTCTGTTTCAAAACGAGCTCCAAATCGGGTCGGATCTCGGTCCCACTCTCGGGTTCGGAGCTATGGCCATGTTGTTCCGAGGACTCAGTTCCCGGGTTTCCCGTTCTGTTACCAGCAACCTCACCAGCAG GAACTCATACTGGAAACCTGCACAAGCAACTGTCTTGCCCAGTTTTCTCCGCCCTTTGAGCACCACCTCAGAGGTGAAAAAAGG GGCATCCATGGAGGATCTAAGGAGTCTGAGGTTCGCTACTGCAGTTAAGACTCCATACCTACCCAACGGCCGGTTTGATCTCGAATCATATGATAACTTGGTGAACATGCAAATCGCCAACGGTGCTGAGGGCATTCTTGTCGCCGGAACAACTGGTGAAGGCTATTTAATGACCTGGGATGATCAAATCAGTCTTATTGCCCACACTGTCAAATCTTTTGGTGACAAAGTTCAGGTTATCGGCAACTCCGGAAGCAACTGCACATCAGAAGCGATCAAGGCCACCGAGCGGGGTTTTGCTGCTGGAATGGATGTTTCCCTTCAAATAAACCCTTACTATGGCAAAACATCCGCGGATGGTTTGGTTGCTCACTATAGCAATGTGCTGTCTGTAGGTCCTGTGATCATATATAATGTGCCTACAAGGACATCTAGTGATATTCCTCCTAGTGTGATTGAAATCTTGGCACCGAATCCTAACCTGGTTGGTGTGAAGGAGTGTGTGGGAAATGATAGGGTGAAAAAGTACACAAGTGAAGGACTTGTTGTATGGACTGGGAATGATGAAGAAAGCCATGAAGCTAGGTGGGAGTGTGGTGCTACTGGGGTTCACTCAGTTGCTGGAAACCTGGTTCCTGGTTTGATCAGGAAACTCATGTTCGAGGGTAAGAATCCTACCCTGAATTCAAAGCTGATGCCTCTTTTTGATTGGCTTTTCCATGTGCCAGTTCCTGTTGCTTTGAACACTGCACTTGCTCAACTTGGGGTTATCAAGCCAGTTTTCAGACTACCCCATGTGCCTGTCCCCGTGGAGAAAAGGATAGAGTTTGTGAATTTGGTGAAGGAGATTGGCAGAGAGTATTTTGTTGGAGACAAAGATGTTCAAGTTCTTGATAATGATGACTTTATCCTTGTTAGTCGATATTAA
- the LOC130746644 gene encoding 4-hydroxy-tetrahydrodipicolinate synthase, chloroplastic-like — protein MTMLKGDCSSFLLRQPGSHFFSSITSNGNRKNTYWKPPQAAERLDSHLPMSSSVIQNRASMEDLRSLRFATAVKTPYLPNGRFDLETYDNLVNMQISNGVEGILVAGTTGEGYLMTWDDQISLIAHTVQSFGDKVQVIGNSGSNCTSEAIKATERGFAAGMDVSLQINPYYGKTSTDGLVAHYNSVLSIGPVIIYNVPTRTSSDIPPSVIEILAQNPNLVGVKECVGNDRVKKYTNEGLVVWTGNDEESHEARWECGATGVHSVAGNLVPGLIRKLMFEGKNPSLNSKLMPLFDWLFHVPVPVALNTALAQLGVIKPVFRLPHVPVPVEKRVEFVNLVKEIGREHFVGDKDVQVLDNDDFILVSRY, from the exons ATGACCATGTTGAAAGGCGATTGCAGTAGCTTTCTACTGAGACAACCCGGTTCACACTTCTTCAGCTCCATCACCAGCAATGGCAACAGGAA GAACACGTACTGGAAGCCTCCACAAGCAGCTGAGAGACTTGATTCTCATCTCCCAATGAGCAGCTCAGTCATACAAAATAG GGCATCCATGGAGGACCTAAGGAGTCTGAGATTTGCTACCGCAGTTAAAACTCCATACCTACCTAACGGCCGGTTTGATCTTGAAACATATGATAACTTGGTGAACATGCAAATATCCAATGGCGTCGAAGGCATTCTTGTTGCTGGCACTACTGGTGAAGGCTATTTAATGACCTGGGATGATCAAATAAGTCTTATTGCCCACACTGTCCAATCTTTTGGTGACAAAGTTCAGGTTATTGGAAACTCTGGAAGCAACTGCACATCAGAAGCCATCAAGGCCACCGAGCGGGGTTTTGCTGCTGGAATGGATGTTTCCCTTCAAATAAACCCTTACTATGGCAAAACATCCACGGATGGTTTGGTTGCTCACTATAACAGTGTGCTTTCCATTGGCCCTGTGATCATATATAATGTGCCTACAAGGACATCTAGTGATATTCCTCCTAGTGTGATTGAAATCTTGGCACAGAATCCTAACCTGGTTGGTGTGAAGGAATGTGTGGGAAATGATAGAGTGAAAAAGTACACAAATGAAGGACTTGTTGTGTGGACTGGGAATGATGAAGAAAGCCATGAAGCTCGGTGGGAGTGTGGTGCTACTGGAGTTCACTCTGTTGCGGGAAACCTGGTTCCCGGTTTGATAAGGAAACTCATGTTTGAGGGTAAGAATCCTTCATTGAATTCAAAGCTGATGCCTCTTTTTGATTGGCTTTTCCATGTGCCAGTCCCTGTTGCTTTGAACACTGCACTTGCTCAACTTGGGGTTATCAAGCCAGTTTTCAGGCTTCCCCATGTGCCTGTCCCTGTGGAGAAGAGGGTAGAGTTTGTGAATTTGGTGAAGGAGATTGGCAGAGAGCATTTTGTTGGAGACAAAGATGTTCAAGTTCTTGATAATGATGACTTTATCCTAGTTAGTCGATATTGA
- the LOC130746647 gene encoding 4-hydroxy-tetrahydrodipicolinate synthase, chloroplastic-like produces the protein MTLSEAKIRALIEEVRGLRLITAVKTPYLPNGQIDLDAYDDLVNIQIAHGIDAILVGGTTGEGQLMTVGEKVMLIGHTVHQFGDKVKVIGNAGSNSTAQAISISEQGFAVGMHAALHINPYYGRTSMDGLVAHYNAVLDIGPVIIYNIPQRTAQDIPPSVVEILEKHPNLVGIKEYGSNERVKLYADKGMVVWTSNEKECHDGRWECGAVGDMSVVSNLVPSLMKELMHGGKNPELNARLLPLFDWLMLEPTPIALNTALMQLGVVKPVFRLPFVPLPKARRVEFVNLVKDMGREHFVGEKDVQVLEDSDFIIVSRY, from the exons ATGACACTCTCAGAGGCCAAAATAAG GGCTTTGATTGAGGAAGTAAGGGGTCTGAGATTGATAACTGCTGTGAAAACTCCATACCTCCCCAATGGCCAAATTGATCTTGATGCATATGATGACTTGGTGAACATCCAGATTGCGCACGGCATTGATGCCATTCTTGTTGGTGGAACGACCGGTGAAGGCCAATTGATGACTGTGGGTGAAAAAGTTATGCTCATCGGTCACACGGTTCACCAATTTGGCGATAAAGTGAAGGTGATTGGTAATGCCGGGAGCAACTCCACGGCACAGGCAATTAGTATCTCGGAACAGGGTTTTGCTGTTGGAATGCATGCTGCTCTTCATATTAACCCTTACTATGGCAGAACCTCGATGGATGGTTTGGTTGCTCACTATAATGCTGTGCTTGACATAGGCCCTGTGATCATATATAACATACCACAAAGGACTGCTCAGGATATTCCTCCTAGTGTGGTGGAAATCTTGGAAAAACATCCTAACCTGGTTGGTATCAAAGAGTATGGGTCTAATGAGAGGGTGAAATTGTATGCTGATAAAGGAATGGTTGTGTGGACTTCAAATGAAAAAGAATGCCATGATGGTAGGTGGGAATGTGGTGCTGTTGGGGACATGTCTGTTGTCAGCAACCTGGTTCCTAGTTTAATGAAGGAACTCATGCATGGAGGCAAGAATCCAGAATTGAATGCAAGGCTTTTGCCTTTGTTTGATTGGCTTATGCTTGAGCCAACCCCAATTGCTTTGAACACTGCTCTTATGCAACTTGGGGTTGTCAAGCCAGTTTTTAGGCTACCATTTGTGCCTCTCCCTAAGGCAAGAAGGGTGGAGTTTGTCAATTTGGTGAAGGACATGGGCAGAGAGCATTTTGTTGGGGAAAAAGATGTTCAAGTTCTTGAAGACAGTGACTTTATCATAGTTAGTCGATATTAA
- the LOC130746648 gene encoding 4-hydroxy-tetrahydrodipicolinate synthase, chloroplastic-like: MSISELKMRNLIEEIRSLRFITAVKTPYLTNGQIDLEAYDNLVKMQIANGVEAILVAGTTGDGQLMSLNEKIMLIGHTVNKFGDKVKVIGNAGSNSTSQAISITEQGFAVGMHAALHINPYYGRTSMDGLVAHYNSVLSIGPVIIYNIPTRTAQDVPPSVVEKLAKNPNLVGVKECFGNDRVKLYADKGIVVWTANDEESHDARWEFGAVGNMSVASNLIPGLMRKLIFEGKNPSLNSKVMPLFDWLCLEPTPIALNTGLAQLGVIKPVFRLPFVPLKLERRVEFVKLVKEIGREHFVGEKDVQVLDDNDFIIVGRY, encoded by the exons ATGAGCATCTCAGAGCTGAAAATGAG GAATTTGATTGAGGAAATAAGGAGTCTAAGGTTCATAACTGCTGTTAAAACTCCATACCTAACCAATGGCCAAATTGATCTTGAAGCATATGATAACTTGGTGAAAATGCAAATTGCAAACGGGGTTGAAGCAATTCTTGTTGCTGGCACAACTGGTGATGGCCAATTGATGAGTTTGAATGAAAAAATAATGCTAATTGGCCACACAGTCAACAAATTTGGTGACAAAGTTAAGGTAATTGGTAATGCAGGAAGCAACTCCACATCACAAGCAATTAGTATCACTGAACAAGGTTTTGCTGTTGGAATGCATGCTGCACTTCATATAAACCCTTACTATGGAAGAACCTCAATGGATGGCTTGGTTGCTCACTATAACAGTGTTCTTTCAATTGGTCCTGTGATCATATATAACATACCAACAAGAACTGCTCAAGATGTTCCTCCTAGTGTGGTTGAAAAATTGGCAAAAAATCCAAACTTGGTTGGTGTGAAGGAGTGCTTTGGAAATGACAGGGTGAAATTGTATGCAGATAAAGGGATTGTTGTGTGGACTGCAAATGATGAAGAAAGCCATGATGCTAGATGGGAATTTGGGGCTGTTGGGAATATGTCTGTTGCTAGTAATTTGATTCCTGGTTTGATGAGAAAACTCATATTTGAGGGGAAGAATCCTTCACTGAATTCAAAGGTCATGCCTCTGTTTGACTGGCTTTGCCTGGAGCCAACCCCAATTGCTTTGAACACTGGTCTTGCTCAACTTGGGGTTATCAAGCCAGTTTTTAGGCTACCATTTGTGCCTCTCAAATTGGAAAGAAGGGTAGAGTTTGTCAAATTGGTAAAGGAAATTGGTAGAGAGCATTTTGTTGGGGAAAAAGATGTTCAAGTTCTTGATGACAATGATTTTATCATTGTTGGTCGATATTAA
- the LOC130746642 gene encoding 4-hydroxy-tetrahydrodipicolinate synthase, chloroplastic-like isoform X2: protein MEDLRSLRFATAVKTPYLPNGRFDLESYDNLVNMQIANGAEGILVAGTTGEGYLMTWDDQISLIAHTVKSFGDKVQVIGNSGSNCTSEAIKATERGFAAGMDVSLQINPYYGKTSADGLVAHYSNVLSVGPVIIYNVPTRTSSDIPPSVIEILAPNPNLVGVKECVGNDRVKKYTSEGLVVWTGNDEESHEARWECGATGVHSVAGNLVPGLIRKLMFEGKNPTLNSKLMPLFDWLFHVPVPVALNTALAQLGVIKPVFRLPHVPVPVEKRIEFVNLVKEIGREYFVGDKDVQVLDNDDFILVSRY, encoded by the coding sequence ATGGAGGATCTAAGGAGTCTGAGGTTCGCTACTGCAGTTAAGACTCCATACCTACCCAACGGCCGGTTTGATCTCGAATCATATGATAACTTGGTGAACATGCAAATCGCCAACGGTGCTGAGGGCATTCTTGTCGCCGGAACAACTGGTGAAGGCTATTTAATGACCTGGGATGATCAAATCAGTCTTATTGCCCACACTGTCAAATCTTTTGGTGACAAAGTTCAGGTTATCGGCAACTCCGGAAGCAACTGCACATCAGAAGCGATCAAGGCCACCGAGCGGGGTTTTGCTGCTGGAATGGATGTTTCCCTTCAAATAAACCCTTACTATGGCAAAACATCCGCGGATGGTTTGGTTGCTCACTATAGCAATGTGCTGTCTGTAGGTCCTGTGATCATATATAATGTGCCTACAAGGACATCTAGTGATATTCCTCCTAGTGTGATTGAAATCTTGGCACCGAATCCTAACCTGGTTGGTGTGAAGGAGTGTGTGGGAAATGATAGGGTGAAAAAGTACACAAGTGAAGGACTTGTTGTATGGACTGGGAATGATGAAGAAAGCCATGAAGCTAGGTGGGAGTGTGGTGCTACTGGGGTTCACTCAGTTGCTGGAAACCTGGTTCCTGGTTTGATCAGGAAACTCATGTTCGAGGGTAAGAATCCTACCCTGAATTCAAAGCTGATGCCTCTTTTTGATTGGCTTTTCCATGTGCCAGTTCCTGTTGCTTTGAACACTGCACTTGCTCAACTTGGGGTTATCAAGCCAGTTTTCAGACTACCCCATGTGCCTGTCCCCGTGGAGAAAAGGATAGAGTTTGTGAATTTGGTGAAGGAGATTGGCAGAGAGTATTTTGTTGGAGACAAAGATGTTCAAGTTCTTGATAATGATGACTTTATCCTTGTTAGTCGATATTAA
- the LOC130746649 gene encoding AT-hook motif nuclear-localized protein 22-like, whose amino-acid sequence MDQVTAQGRPLPPPFLTRDLHLHPHHQFQSLHNHQNNEDEQQSGNGNLTRGQKRDRGDDNAATTPTGADVKDEGGSGSGSGEISRRPRGRPAGSKNKPKPPIIITRDSANALRSHVMEVANGCDIMESVTVFARRRQRGVCILSGSGTVTNVTLRQPASPGAVVTLHGRFEILSLSGSFLPPPAPPAASGLAIYLAGGQGQVVGGSVVGPLLASGPVVIMAASFGNAAYERLPLEDEETPATVTGSGGLGSPGIMGTPQQQPQSQPQQQQLMPDPNASLFHGVPQNLLNSCQLPSEGYWNGSARPPF is encoded by the coding sequence ATGGATCAAGTAACAGCACAAGGGcgtcctcttcctcctccttttcTCACCAGAGACCTCCACCTACACCCTCACCACCAGTTTCAATCCCTTCACAACCACCAAAACAATGAAGATGAACAGCAAAGCGGCAATGGCAACTTGACCCGCGGCCAGAAGCGAGATCGCGGCGACGACAACGCCGCCACCACTCCCACGGGTGCTGATGTGAAAGATGAGGGCGGCAGTGGTAGCGGCAGCGGAGAAATTTCaagaagaccaagaggaagGCCTGCTGGTTCCAAGAATAAGCCCAAGCCGCCCATTATCATTACTAGAGATAGCGCCAACGCTCTCCGATCTCATGTCATGGAGGTCGCCAACGGCTGCGACATCATGGAGAGCGTGACGGTCTTCGCCCGGAGGAGGCAGCGTGGAGTGTGCATCCTTTCTGGGAGCGGCACAGTCACCAACGTCACGCTCCGGCAGCCGGCTTCTCCGGGTGCGGTCGTCACGCTCCATGGAAGGTTCGAGATTCTCTCCCTGTCAGGGTCTTTCCTGCCGCCGCCAGCTCCACCGGCTGCGTCTGGCCTGGCCATATACCTGGCCGGGGGGCAGGGGCAGGTGGTCGGCGGCAGCGTGGTGGGACCTTTGCTGGCCTCAGGTCCTGTGGTCATCATGGCTGCTTCCTTTGGAAATGCTGCTTATGAAAGACTGCCCTTGGAGGATGAGGAAACCCCAGCTACCGTTACGGGTAGCGGAGGATTAGGGTCACCAGGGATTATGGGAACCCCGCAGCAACAACCGCAATCGCAACCACAACAGCAACAACTCATGCCGGATCCTAATGCTTCACTCTTCCATGGAGTGCCTCAAAATCTTCTCAATTCATGCCAATTACCATCTGAGGGTTATTGGAATGGCAGTGCTCGCCCACCTTTTTAA